In Variovorax paradoxus, a single genomic region encodes these proteins:
- the tagF gene encoding type VI secretion system-associated protein TagF: MNSSIPPQAWVPVDEQIGWYGKLPAAGDFLYRRMPRELQAWWDRWMQNGLGSFKRWPDAMTRHYAVAPVWNFAIPATQGVDAVQFGCLAPSCDRVGRYYPVCVTLQVAARNYRPSVLEGSAAWYWQCGSALLQAIRHGVAPDQFDGQVLAAGRAGFQTASGGSDDILSILGPTAGGASAQQRLGWPELPLCFDPLGSTSYWWTNQADGSPLRTAAHGGGLNTPLFSKLFSQGHVPWA; the protein is encoded by the coding sequence ATGAACAGCAGCATTCCCCCGCAGGCCTGGGTGCCCGTCGACGAACAGATCGGCTGGTACGGCAAGCTGCCCGCCGCCGGCGATTTTCTCTACCGCCGCATGCCGCGCGAGCTGCAGGCCTGGTGGGACCGCTGGATGCAGAACGGCCTGGGCAGCTTCAAGCGCTGGCCCGATGCCATGACGCGCCACTACGCCGTGGCGCCGGTATGGAACTTCGCGATTCCCGCGACGCAGGGCGTCGATGCCGTGCAGTTCGGTTGTCTTGCGCCGAGCTGCGACCGCGTGGGCCGCTACTACCCGGTGTGCGTCACGCTGCAGGTGGCCGCGCGCAACTATCGGCCGTCGGTGCTCGAGGGCTCGGCCGCGTGGTACTGGCAATGCGGCAGCGCGCTGTTGCAGGCCATTCGCCACGGCGTGGCGCCGGACCAGTTCGACGGGCAGGTGCTGGCCGCGGGCCGCGCCGGCTTCCAGACCGCCAGCGGCGGCTCGGACGACATTCTCTCGATCCTCGGACCTACAGCCGGTGGCGCGAGCGCCCAGCAGCGGCTCGGCTGGCCGGAGCTTCCACTGTGCTTCGACCCGTTGGGCAGCACCAGCTACTGGTGGACCAACCAGGCCGACGGTTCGCCGTTGCGCACCGCGGCCCATGGCGGCGGGCTCAACACACCGCTGTTTTCCAAGTTGTTTTCGCAGGGGCATGTGCCATGGGCATGA
- a CDS encoding serine/threonine protein kinase: protein MSTTHGTASTALDTPPDERPHPLEVGHRLDEFELLEVIGEGGFGIVYRAYDHSLQREVAIKEYMPSMLARRVGDDSVLVRSERLTATFQAGLRSFINEARTLAQFSHPALVRVHRFWEANSTAYMAIQLYKGRTLRRLAEDEPGRINEAWLLGMLGPLLGALETLHRSQCFHRDIAPDNIFIQPDDLPVLLDFGAARKSIADLVDEVAVMVKSGYSPIEQYADDNTLLQGAWTDLYALGAVLYRAVTGHPPPSAVVRSVQDAYVPLSSMGRGDLSPGFCAAVDHTLAVHSKDRTQTVAAFAAELGLVKLGDIYVSGMGVPAVIIPAAPVSAVPPPPPLAPQQFSPMSAPVPLEPVPVAAVEAAPTPTAKKTQKAAARRPRWGLVGVLVIALVAVGWWIGMRLTSGMKQQDTTTAMVPVPPPASPMSSNTSPPAVMPAAPAADAGAPAAAPVADAVPPSAPAGTTVAGAAPAPAAGAPATPATGPLTPIENVPVNPPVTTPVDPALATAEAEDWSLAQAENTREGYEAYLRRYRRGPHARDARNAIAELNRLSPPTVPAAPDGTAAAPGMGRVVLNIRPWGQVFVDGADRGVSPPLKSLPLRPGIYNIEVRNGDLEVYRQRVTVQDSKSAPVVSHEFK from the coding sequence ATGAGCACCACGCACGGCACCGCAAGCACGGCGCTCGACACGCCGCCTGACGAACGCCCGCACCCGTTGGAGGTGGGCCACCGGCTCGATGAATTCGAACTGCTCGAGGTGATCGGCGAGGGCGGCTTCGGCATCGTCTACCGCGCCTACGACCATTCGCTGCAGCGCGAAGTCGCCATCAAGGAATACATGCCGTCGATGCTCGCGCGCCGCGTGGGCGACGACAGCGTGCTCGTGCGTTCCGAGCGCCTCACGGCCACCTTCCAGGCAGGGCTGCGCAGCTTCATCAACGAGGCGCGCACCCTCGCGCAGTTCAGCCATCCCGCGCTGGTGCGCGTGCATCGCTTCTGGGAGGCCAACTCGACCGCCTACATGGCGATCCAGCTCTACAAGGGCCGCACCCTGCGGCGCCTTGCCGAAGACGAGCCCGGGCGCATCAACGAGGCCTGGCTGCTCGGCATGCTGGGGCCGCTGCTGGGCGCACTCGAGACGCTGCACCGCAGCCAGTGCTTTCACCGCGACATCGCGCCCGACAACATCTTCATCCAGCCCGACGACCTGCCGGTGCTGCTCGACTTCGGCGCGGCGCGCAAGTCGATTGCCGACCTGGTCGACGAGGTGGCGGTGATGGTGAAGTCGGGCTACTCGCCCATCGAGCAATACGCCGACGACAACACCCTGCTGCAAGGCGCATGGACCGACCTGTATGCGCTGGGCGCGGTGCTGTACCGTGCAGTTACCGGGCATCCACCGCCCTCGGCCGTGGTGCGCAGCGTGCAGGACGCCTACGTGCCGCTGTCGTCGATGGGACGGGGCGACCTGAGCCCCGGCTTCTGCGCCGCCGTCGATCACACGCTGGCCGTGCACAGCAAGGATCGCACGCAGACCGTGGCCGCCTTCGCCGCCGAACTGGGGCTGGTGAAGCTCGGCGACATCTATGTGAGCGGCATGGGCGTGCCGGCGGTGATCATTCCCGCGGCACCCGTGTCGGCGGTGCCGCCGCCTCCGCCGCTGGCGCCGCAGCAGTTTTCGCCGATGTCGGCTCCGGTGCCGCTGGAGCCTGTGCCGGTGGCCGCCGTGGAAGCGGCGCCGACACCGACCGCCAAGAAGACGCAGAAGGCCGCCGCGCGACGGCCGCGCTGGGGCCTGGTGGGCGTGCTGGTCATCGCACTCGTGGCCGTGGGTTGGTGGATCGGCATGCGCCTGACTTCGGGCATGAAGCAGCAAGACACAACCACCGCGATGGTGCCGGTGCCACCGCCGGCTTCGCCTATGTCGAGCAACACCTCGCCGCCCGCGGTGATGCCCGCCGCGCCAGCCGCCGATGCGGGTGCGCCAGCTGCCGCGCCCGTCGCGGATGCGGTGCCTCCTTCAGCGCCTGCCGGGACGACAGTCGCTGGCGCTGCGCCTGCACCCGCGGCTGGTGCACCGGCAACGCCCGCCACGGGACCGCTGACCCCCATCGAGAATGTGCCGGTCAACCCGCCAGTCACGACACCGGTCGATCCAGCGCTTGCGACCGCCGAGGCGGAAGACTGGAGCCTGGCCCAGGCAGAAAACACGCGCGAAGGCTACGAGGCGTACCTGCGCCGCTATCGCCGCGGTCCGCACGCCCGGGATGCGCGCAATGCAATTGCGGAACTGAATCGGCTGTCGCCGCCCACGGTGCCCGCTGCACCGGACGGGACCGCCGCCGCGCCGGGCATGGGCCGCGTGGTGCTCAACATCCGCCCGTGGGGCCAGGTTTTCGTCGACGGCGCGGACCGCGGCGTGAGCCCGCCGCTCAAGTCGCTGCCGCTGCGCCCCGGCATCTACAACATCGAGGTGCGCAATGGCGACCTCGAGGTGTACCGGCAGCGGGTGACGGTGCAGGACAGCAAGTCGGCGCCTGTGGTGAGTCACGAGTTCAAGTAG
- a CDS encoding c-type cytochrome — MAPKPSALPDAVRGEQVYARCLACHALAVDRVGPRHCGLFGRLAGSVPGFGYSEAMKRSKIVWNDKTLDRFLVKPLAMVPGTAMTYDGVPDPADRADLIVYLKHADETPQCTGAVSSHR, encoded by the coding sequence TTGGCGCCAAAGCCATCGGCCTTGCCCGACGCGGTACGCGGCGAGCAGGTCTATGCGCGATGCCTGGCCTGTCACGCGCTGGCCGTCGACCGCGTCGGCCCCAGGCACTGCGGCCTGTTCGGCCGGCTGGCCGGCAGCGTGCCCGGGTTCGGCTATTCGGAAGCGATGAAGAGGTCCAAGATCGTCTGGAACGACAAGACGCTCGACAGGTTCCTGGTCAAGCCCCTGGCCATGGTGCCCGGCACCGCGATGACCTACGACGGCGTGCCCGATCCTGCGGACCGTGCGGACCTGATTGTTTACCTCAAGCATGCGGATGAGACGCCTCAGTGCACGGGCGCCGTGTCTTCGCACAGGTAG
- a CDS encoding type II toxin-antitoxin system HipA family toxin, translated as MKSPKTPRAVQTEELEVWLDSDLAPACQVGTLSHDRGQVRFRYNEAWLRGGRAFALDPDLSLDESTFFPRAETGNFGVFLDSSPDRWGQTLMKRREALVSRDEGRPVRSLYAWDFQIGVQDQTRQGALRFRRPGTTEFLGNETMAAPPVTSLSELEAVAYELTSRRIDNLDALRKWLAVLVAPGASLGGARPKANFTESDGSLWIGKFPARDDDRDIGAWEYVAHELARSAGVDVPEAKLVRLNNVFHTFCVKRFDREGGNRRFYASAMTMLRKDQSEGSSYLELAQFLRVQGDHASVQQDLRQLFRRVAFNVAIGNRDDHLRNHGFILGEGGWRLAPAFDVNPNIDKAEHVLNIDDMDNRPSLDLTLSTAEFYELSPLEAADIINEVVAAVNEWQEVAQRIGIARSEVLILESAFQAHDEFVAAAAATLPRRPKP; from the coding sequence ATGAAGTCCCCAAAAACCCCTAGAGCCGTCCAAACAGAAGAGCTAGAGGTCTGGCTGGACAGCGATCTTGCACCTGCGTGTCAGGTGGGGACGCTGTCGCATGATCGCGGCCAAGTCCGTTTCCGATACAACGAGGCGTGGCTCCGCGGTGGCCGCGCATTCGCCCTGGACCCTGACCTTTCGCTCGACGAAAGCACTTTTTTCCCACGTGCCGAAACCGGCAACTTTGGGGTATTCCTCGACTCGTCCCCAGACCGCTGGGGGCAGACCCTCATGAAGCGCCGCGAAGCTCTCGTCTCACGCGACGAAGGTCGGCCCGTGCGTTCTCTTTACGCCTGGGACTTTCAGATCGGCGTCCAGGACCAGACCCGCCAGGGAGCCTTGCGCTTCCGTCGGCCCGGAACCACTGAGTTCCTGGGGAACGAAACCATGGCGGCACCGCCAGTCACATCTCTGAGTGAACTTGAAGCCGTGGCGTACGAGCTGACCAGCCGTCGGATCGACAATTTGGACGCTCTGCGCAAGTGGCTGGCAGTGTTGGTGGCGCCTGGCGCATCGCTCGGCGGCGCGCGACCGAAGGCGAACTTCACAGAGAGTGACGGATCCTTGTGGATCGGCAAGTTTCCCGCTCGTGACGACGACAGAGACATCGGGGCGTGGGAGTACGTCGCTCACGAGTTGGCGAGAAGCGCAGGCGTCGACGTGCCGGAAGCAAAACTCGTTCGGCTGAACAACGTCTTTCACACTTTTTGCGTCAAGCGTTTTGACCGGGAAGGTGGCAATCGACGGTTCTACGCTTCCGCCATGACCATGCTTCGAAAAGACCAGAGCGAAGGCTCCAGCTATCTCGAGCTTGCTCAGTTTCTGCGAGTTCAGGGTGACCACGCAAGCGTGCAGCAGGACCTCAGACAGCTCTTCCGGCGCGTCGCGTTCAACGTAGCGATCGGAAATCGGGACGACCACCTGCGCAACCATGGATTCATCCTCGGGGAGGGCGGTTGGCGCCTGGCGCCAGCTTTCGATGTAAATCCAAACATCGACAAGGCCGAGCATGTCCTGAACATTGACGACATGGACAACAGGCCTAGTCTTGATCTGACACTTTCGACTGCTGAGTTTTACGAACTGTCCCCGCTGGAGGCGGCTGACATCATCAACGAGGTTGTTGCTGCAGTGAATGAGTGGCAAGAAGTCGCACAACGCATCGGTATTGCTCGATCGGAAGTGCTGATTCTGGAATCGGCTTTTCAGGCGCATGACGAGTTTGTCGCAGCAGCAGCGGCCACGCTCCCACGACGTCCGAAGCCGTAG
- a CDS encoding helix-turn-helix domain-containing protein, with protein sequence MATFLREPGVVDDPPAALAEVHLGHHPLAPLISIALALTRGRTRTPNSSFTGLERESEDRRSVHHFGHNFASPSRIRIMPGVPPVLFPSERKILSQLGERIKLARLRRKLSSTTVAGRAGISRTTLYKLETGEGAVTMGTCLRVLAVLGLDKDFEALASDDRVGRKLQDLAMQTAGHRKQNEVPKNP encoded by the coding sequence ATGGCGACCTTTCTTCGGGAACCCGGTGTCGTCGATGATCCACCAGCCGCCTTGGCTGAAGTCCATCTTGGGCATCACCCACTGGCACCGCTGATCTCGATTGCACTGGCGCTAACAAGGGGGCGCACGAGGACACCAAACTCCAGTTTCACCGGTCTAGAGCGGGAATCAGAAGACAGGCGAAGTGTTCATCATTTTGGACATAACTTCGCTTCGCCGTCTAGAATACGCATCATGCCTGGAGTTCCGCCCGTCCTTTTTCCTTCCGAACGAAAGATCCTTTCGCAGCTTGGCGAACGCATCAAGCTTGCCCGTCTGCGCCGCAAGCTCAGCAGCACGACCGTGGCGGGGCGCGCCGGCATTTCGCGGACAACGCTTTACAAGTTGGAGACCGGCGAAGGCGCCGTGACGATGGGCACCTGCTTGCGCGTTTTGGCAGTGCTCGGGCTGGACAAGGATTTTGAGGCGCTGGCGTCGGATGACCGAGTCGGGCGAAAACTCCAAGATCTTGCAATGCAGACGGCTGGACATCGAAAGCAGAATGAAGTCCCCAAAAACCCCTAG
- a CDS encoding metallophosphoesterase, with the protein MKLLILSDLHSDSHPFEISSSLDYDVAIFAGDILEPGRSVAKWLRNPVRVGPDKPAIQIAGNHEFYDTIMGDELKLMRANAKQHNVHFLDCDEVVIDRVRFLGCTLWTDFKLRIDHQGFPGEPVRMLSDRGRGMAEALKYTEDYRSIRHQPPGSMVSEVVLRLTPMDTLSIHRRHRNWLRRKLVEPFNGRTVVITHHAPHRNSLAARFAEDWASTAFVNEMLPEFFERPVLWAHGHTHDSFDYSVGDCRVVCNPRGYMNWHGEPENKVFNPGLVIEV; encoded by the coding sequence ATGAAGTTGCTGATCTTGTCGGACCTTCACTCGGACTCACACCCGTTCGAGATCAGTTCCTCCCTCGACTATGACGTGGCGATCTTCGCCGGGGACATCCTCGAGCCCGGCCGCAGCGTGGCGAAATGGCTCCGAAATCCCGTGCGCGTCGGACCGGACAAGCCCGCAATCCAAATCGCTGGCAATCATGAGTTCTACGACACCATCATGGGCGATGAGCTGAAACTCATGCGCGCCAACGCGAAGCAACACAACGTCCATTTTTTGGATTGCGACGAGGTCGTGATCGACCGGGTACGCTTTCTCGGCTGCACCTTGTGGACCGACTTCAAGCTTCGCATCGACCACCAAGGCTTTCCAGGCGAGCCCGTTCGAATGCTTTCTGATCGGGGCCGAGGAATGGCGGAGGCGTTGAAGTACACGGAGGATTACCGCTCGATCCGCCACCAGCCGCCAGGCAGCATGGTCTCGGAAGTAGTCCTGCGGTTGACACCTATGGACACCCTGAGTATTCATCGACGTCATCGCAATTGGCTGCGACGTAAGCTCGTTGAGCCCTTCAACGGGCGAACAGTGGTGATCACACACCACGCGCCACACCGGAACTCGCTGGCTGCGAGATTTGCAGAGGACTGGGCATCGACCGCTTTCGTCAACGAGATGCTTCCCGAATTCTTCGAGAGGCCTGTGCTTTGGGCTCACGGGCATACGCATGACAGTTTCGACTACTCGGTCGGTGACTGTCGTGTCGTGTGCAATCCTCGGGGTTACATGAACTGGCATGGCGAACCAGAGAACAAGGTCTTCAACCCGGGGCTGGTCATAGAGGTCTGA
- a CDS encoding IS5 family transposase codes for MRGADTFTESLFTMRRLEDFVPANHPLRPIRTMVNEALLKMDDLFAGMYEADIKGGRPSIAPEKLLRAMLLQIFFSVRSERQLMEQTQYNLLYRWFIGLAMDDAVWVPSVFTKNRERLIAHDAIIELFNHIVETAGCKGWLSGEHFSVDGTLIQAWASHRSFVRKDGGDDGDAGNNSTSSTSFKGQTRSNDTHASRTDGDARLYRKGKTASELRYMGHTLSDNRHGLIANAMVTQADGFAEREAAKVMIRDARQATASPDAEVTLGADKGYDAQEFVQACQNMGVIPHVAQNTSGRRSAVPDAIAASEGYALSQRKRKLIEQGFGWAKTVGGIRQVMVRGLKRVDHLFVLTMTAYNLTRMRSLGQLRSQAL; via the coding sequence ATGCGCGGAGCCGATACCTTCACCGAGAGCTTGTTCACGATGCGCCGCCTGGAGGACTTCGTACCCGCGAATCATCCGCTGCGCCCCATCCGCACGATGGTCAATGAAGCGCTGCTCAAGATGGATGATTTGTTCGCCGGCATGTACGAGGCCGACATCAAGGGCGGGCGCCCCAGCATCGCTCCAGAGAAGCTGCTGCGCGCCATGCTGCTGCAGATCTTCTTCAGTGTCCGCTCGGAGCGCCAGCTCATGGAGCAGACCCAATACAACCTCTTGTATCGCTGGTTCATCGGCTTGGCCATGGACGATGCGGTCTGGGTTCCCAGCGTCTTCACCAAGAACCGCGAGCGACTGATCGCGCACGACGCGATCATCGAACTGTTCAACCACATCGTCGAAACCGCTGGTTGCAAAGGCTGGCTGTCGGGGGAGCACTTTAGCGTCGATGGCACCCTCATCCAGGCGTGGGCCAGCCACAGGAGCTTCGTGCGCAAGGACGGCGGCGACGATGGCGATGCGGGCAACAACTCGACCAGTAGCACCAGCTTCAAAGGTCAGACCCGCAGCAACGACACCCACGCCTCGCGCACTGATGGCGATGCGCGGCTGTACCGCAAAGGCAAGACCGCGAGCGAGCTGCGCTACATGGGCCATACGCTCTCGGACAACCGCCACGGCCTGATTGCCAACGCAATGGTCACACAGGCTGACGGCTTTGCCGAACGCGAAGCGGCCAAGGTCATGATCAGGGATGCCCGCCAGGCCACCGCCAGTCCGGATGCCGAGGTCACGCTCGGTGCGGACAAGGGCTACGACGCACAGGAGTTCGTCCAGGCATGCCAGAACATGGGCGTGATACCTCACGTGGCCCAGAACACTTCCGGGCGGCGCTCAGCCGTGCCCGATGCCATCGCTGCGAGCGAGGGATATGCGCTGTCGCAGCGCAAGCGCAAGCTCATCGAGCAGGGCTTTGGCTGGGCCAAGACGGTGGGCGGAATTCGTCAGGTGATGGTGCGTGGACTCAAGCGCGTGGACCACCTGTTCGTGCTGACGATGACGGCGTACAACTTGACGCGCATGCGTTCGTTGGGACAACTCCGTTCGCAGGCGCTCTGA